The Nocardioides campestrisoli genome includes a window with the following:
- the nuoI gene encoding NADH-quinone oxidoreductase subunit NuoI, translating into MATRKSGSDEGSKSLKEQLWDPVAGFGVTFRTMFRKVVTEQYPFDKQPTAPRFHGRHQLNRWPDGLEKCVGCELCAWACPADAIYVEGASNSDGPDGERYSPGERYGRVYQINYLRCILCGLCIEACPTRALTMTNEYELADTTRESLIYEKSDLLAPLLPGMEQPPHPMQLGDDEGDYYRGTFGATGAEK; encoded by the coding sequence ATGGCTACCAGGAAGTCGGGGTCCGACGAGGGCTCCAAGAGCCTGAAGGAGCAGCTGTGGGACCCGGTCGCCGGGTTCGGCGTCACCTTCCGGACGATGTTCCGCAAGGTCGTCACCGAGCAGTACCCCTTCGACAAGCAGCCGACCGCCCCGCGGTTCCACGGCCGGCACCAGCTCAACCGCTGGCCCGACGGCCTCGAGAAGTGCGTGGGCTGCGAGCTGTGCGCCTGGGCCTGCCCGGCTGACGCGATCTACGTCGAGGGCGCGTCCAACAGCGACGGCCCCGACGGCGAGCGGTACAGCCCGGGGGAGCGGTACGGCCGCGTCTACCAGATCAACTACCTGCGCTGCATCCTGTGCGGGCTGTGCATCGAGGCGTGCCCGACCCGGGCGCTGACCATGACCAACGAGTACGAGCTCGCCGACACCACCCGGGAGTCGCTGATCTACGAGAAGAGCGACCTGCTCGCCCCGCTGCTGCCGGGCATGGAGCAGCCGCCGCACCCGATGCAGCTCGGCGACGACGAGGGCGACTACTACCGGGGCACCTTCGGAGCGACGGGAGCGGAGAAGTGA
- the nuoH gene encoding NADH-quinone oxidoreductase subunit NuoH, producing the protein MLVTAQDQVSGGQGGGLDAFGQDPWWLVLVKAVLVFLILVLLTLFNIWFERRVVGRMQHRIGPNVNGPFGLLQSLADGTKLMFKEDIFPKAADKVVYFAAPFIAVIPAFVTWSVIPLGPEVKVPFTDITTPLQLTDMPVAVLFLLGIASIGIYGIVLAGWSSGSTYSLLGGLRSSAQMISYEIAMGLALVAVFIYAGSMSTSEIVDAQIGGHVDVFGVDVPVPGWFGLILLPSFVIYVISMVGETNRAPFDLPEAEGELVGGFHTEYSAMKFAMFFLAEYINMATVSAIATTLFLGGWRAPFPFSMWDGANEGYWPVLWFFGKMFLFIFLFIWLRGTLPRLRYDQFMALGWKWLIPISLAWILGVAAIRLASGPDGIDRNYLFIGFALALVLLAGAFLLPSRSELEEDEGQAADQDAFTGGFPVPPMPAGGAVRGAAAPLTFPNRTTDHAGEES; encoded by the coding sequence ATGCTGGTCACCGCGCAGGACCAGGTCTCGGGCGGGCAGGGCGGGGGGCTGGACGCCTTTGGCCAGGACCCCTGGTGGCTGGTGCTGGTCAAGGCCGTGCTGGTCTTCCTGATCCTGGTGCTGCTGACCCTGTTCAACATCTGGTTCGAGCGCCGCGTCGTCGGCCGGATGCAGCACCGGATCGGCCCGAACGTCAACGGTCCCTTCGGCCTGCTGCAGTCGCTCGCCGACGGCACCAAGCTGATGTTCAAGGAAGACATCTTCCCCAAGGCCGCGGACAAGGTCGTCTACTTCGCGGCGCCGTTCATCGCGGTGATCCCGGCCTTCGTCACCTGGTCGGTCATCCCGCTGGGCCCGGAGGTGAAGGTCCCCTTCACCGACATCACCACGCCGCTGCAGCTGACCGACATGCCGGTCGCGGTGCTCTTCCTGCTGGGCATCGCCTCGATCGGCATCTACGGCATCGTGCTGGCCGGCTGGTCCTCGGGCTCGACGTACTCGCTGCTGGGCGGCCTGCGCTCGAGCGCGCAGATGATCTCCTACGAGATCGCCATGGGCCTGGCCCTGGTCGCGGTCTTCATCTACGCCGGCTCCATGTCGACCTCGGAGATCGTCGACGCCCAGATCGGCGGCCACGTCGACGTGTTCGGCGTGGACGTGCCGGTGCCCGGCTGGTTCGGCCTGATCCTGCTGCCGTCGTTCGTGATCTACGTGATCTCGATGGTCGGCGAGACCAACCGCGCCCCGTTCGACCTCCCCGAGGCCGAGGGCGAGCTGGTCGGCGGCTTCCACACCGAGTACTCGGCGATGAAGTTCGCGATGTTCTTCCTGGCCGAGTACATCAACATGGCCACCGTCTCGGCGATCGCCACCACCCTGTTCCTCGGCGGCTGGCGTGCTCCGTTCCCGTTCTCGATGTGGGACGGCGCCAACGAGGGCTACTGGCCGGTGCTCTGGTTCTTCGGGAAGATGTTCCTGTTCATCTTCCTGTTCATCTGGCTGCGCGGCACGCTGCCGCGACTGCGCTACGACCAGTTCATGGCGCTCGGCTGGAAGTGGCTGATCCCGATCTCCCTGGCCTGGATCCTCGGCGTCGCCGCGATCCGCCTGGCCTCGGGTCCCGACGGCATCGACCGCAACTACCTGTTCATCGGCTTCGCCCTGGCCCTGGTGCTCCTGGCCGGCGCGTTCCTGCTGCCCAGCAGGAGCGAGCTGGAGGAGGACGAGGGGCAGGCTGCGGACCAGGACGCCTTCACCGGCGGCTTCCCGGTCCCGCCGATGCCCGCCGGCGGTGCCGTGCGCGGTGCCGCGGCGCCGCTGACCTTCCCGAATCGTACGACCGACCACGCTGGTGAGGAGAGCTGA
- the nuoL gene encoding NADH-quinone oxidoreductase subunit L — protein sequence MQISLADAVVPVVDPGAADGVFTLLWLIIALPLAGSVVLLLGGALARGAMDRWGHWLGTATVAGSFGLSVAAFVALLGRDDADRQVAQSLYTWFEVGRLEVGMDLLYDPLTALFLLLITGVGTLIHVYSIGYMEHDPRRRRFFGYLNLFVAAMLVLVMSANFLGVFLGWEGVGLASYLLIGFWQHKPSAAAAAKKAFVINRVGDIGLSLAIALMFATFATTDFASISFQVAEGEWSQGTLNAIGLLLLLGACGKSAQVPLQAWLLDAMEGPTPVSALIHAATMVTAGVYLVVRANFIFENAPVAQTVTVIVATVTLLWGAVLGCAKDDIKKALAGSTMSQIGYMMLAAGLGVAGYAFAIFHLLTHGFFKANMFLGAGSVMHGMNDDVDMRHYGGLRKLMPVTFLTFAMGYLAIIGFPLFSGFWSKDKIIETALSENLLVGLCALLGAGVTGFYMTRLMLMTFFGEKRWAPDVHPHESPKVMTVPLIVLAALSVLGGVLLLGDWIVDFLAPVTGVAEHHELAVPPIVISVVVTLVVALGVAAAWYLVGRKEVPRTAPAQVSWATRAARADLYGDQINDALVIRPGARLTRDLTVIDRVGVDGTVEGGAAALGGLSTVARRLQNGFVRSYALSVVGGVLLVVLALLAVNLA from the coding sequence ATGCAAATCTCCCTTGCCGACGCCGTTGTGCCGGTCGTCGACCCCGGTGCCGCCGATGGCGTGTTCACCCTGCTCTGGCTGATCATCGCGTTGCCGCTGGCCGGCTCCGTGGTGCTGCTGCTGGGCGGCGCGCTGGCCCGTGGCGCCATGGACCGGTGGGGCCACTGGCTCGGCACCGCGACGGTGGCCGGCTCGTTCGGCCTCAGCGTGGCGGCCTTCGTCGCCCTGCTCGGCCGCGACGACGCCGACCGCCAGGTCGCCCAGTCCCTCTACACCTGGTTCGAGGTGGGCCGCCTCGAGGTCGGGATGGACCTGCTCTACGACCCGCTGACGGCGCTCTTCCTGCTGCTGATCACCGGCGTGGGCACGCTCATCCACGTCTACTCGATCGGCTACATGGAGCACGACCCGCGCCGTCGCCGGTTCTTCGGGTACCTCAACCTCTTCGTGGCCGCGATGCTCGTCCTGGTCATGTCGGCCAACTTCCTGGGCGTCTTCCTCGGCTGGGAGGGCGTGGGTCTCGCGTCCTACCTGCTGATCGGCTTCTGGCAGCACAAGCCGTCCGCGGCGGCCGCGGCCAAGAAGGCGTTCGTGATCAACCGGGTCGGTGACATCGGCCTGTCGCTGGCGATCGCGCTGATGTTCGCCACCTTCGCCACCACCGACTTCGCCTCGATCAGCTTCCAGGTCGCGGAGGGGGAGTGGTCCCAGGGCACGCTCAACGCGATCGGCCTGCTGCTCCTGCTCGGCGCCTGCGGAAAGTCCGCGCAGGTCCCGCTGCAGGCCTGGCTGCTGGACGCGATGGAGGGCCCGACCCCGGTCTCCGCGCTGATCCACGCCGCGACCATGGTCACCGCCGGCGTCTACCTGGTGGTGCGCGCCAACTTCATCTTCGAGAACGCTCCGGTGGCCCAGACCGTGACGGTGATCGTCGCGACGGTCACGCTCCTGTGGGGTGCGGTCCTCGGCTGCGCCAAGGACGACATCAAGAAGGCCCTGGCCGGCTCCACGATGAGCCAGATCGGCTACATGATGCTGGCCGCCGGCCTCGGCGTGGCGGGCTACGCGTTCGCGATCTTCCACCTGCTCACCCACGGCTTCTTCAAGGCCAACATGTTCCTGGGCGCCGGCTCGGTGATGCACGGGATGAACGACGACGTGGACATGCGCCACTACGGCGGCCTGCGCAAGCTGATGCCGGTCACCTTCCTCACCTTCGCGATGGGCTACCTGGCGATCATCGGGTTCCCGCTCTTCTCCGGCTTCTGGTCGAAGGACAAGATCATCGAGACCGCGCTGTCGGAGAACCTGCTGGTCGGGCTCTGCGCGCTCCTCGGTGCGGGCGTCACCGGCTTCTACATGACCCGGCTGATGCTGATGACCTTCTTCGGCGAGAAGCGCTGGGCGCCGGACGTGCACCCGCACGAGTCGCCCAAGGTGATGACGGTGCCGTTGATCGTGCTGGCCGCGCTCTCGGTGCTCGGTGGTGTGCTGCTGCTGGGCGACTGGATCGTCGACTTCCTGGCGCCGGTGACCGGCGTCGCGGAGCACCACGAGCTCGCGGTGCCGCCGATCGTGATCAGCGTCGTCGTCACCCTGGTGGTGGCGCTCGGCGTGGCCGCCGCCTGGTACCTGGTGGGTCGCAAGGAGGTGCCGCGCACCGCTCCCGCCCAGGTCTCCTGGGCCACCCGGGCCGCGCGTGCCGACCTGTACGGCGACCAGATCAACGACGCGCTGGTGATCCGTCCCGGAGCCCGGCTGACCCGTGACCTCACGGTCATCGACCGGGTCGGCGTGGACGGTACCGTCGAGGGCGGCGCCGCCGCCCTCGGAGGCCTGTCCACCGTGGCCCGACGCCTCCAGAACGGCTTCGTCCGCTCCTACGCCCTTTCCGTTGTCGGCGGCGTGCTGCTCGTCGTCCTGGCCCTGCTGGCGGTGAACCTCGCATGA
- the nuoK gene encoding NADH-quinone oxidoreductase subunit NuoK, with amino-acid sequence MSLTPYIALSAILFTIGAVGVLTRRNALVVFMCVELMLNACNLALVAFARQHGNLDGQIAAFFVMVVAAAEVVIGLAIIMTIFRTRRSASVDDASLLKY; translated from the coding sequence ATGAGCCTCACCCCCTACATCGCCCTGTCGGCGATCCTCTTCACCATCGGCGCGGTCGGCGTGCTGACCCGGCGCAACGCCCTGGTGGTCTTCATGTGCGTCGAGCTGATGCTCAACGCGTGCAACCTGGCCCTGGTGGCGTTCGCCCGCCAGCACGGCAACCTCGACGGACAGATCGCCGCCTTCTTCGTGATGGTGGTGGCTGCTGCCGAGGTCGTGATCGGCCTGGCGATCATCATGACCATCTTCCGGACCCGTCGCTCGGCCTCGGTCGACGACGCGAGCCTGCTGAAGTACTGA
- a CDS encoding NADH-quinone oxidoreductase subunit J, which translates to MTGFWVLAPVMVLAALGILFVRKAVHAALLLAVVMMSLAVLYLGLEAPFLFAVQIIVYTGAILMLFLFVVMLVGVDASDSVVETIKGQRLVATIFGLLLGVVLVLAISQISLGAATGLDAANADGNVEGIADLLFSRYVFAFEAVAALLITAALGAMVLAHRERLTPKLGQADLAAQRMRDYAETGKHPGPLPAPGVYARHNAVDTPGLLPDGTPSDLSVSRVMQARGVVRSAPAMADDIDEITRQLGTAPGRAPGQAPETGGKDSGVAHTEEDRA; encoded by the coding sequence GTGACCGGCTTCTGGGTCCTGGCACCGGTCATGGTGCTGGCGGCACTGGGCATCCTGTTCGTGCGCAAGGCCGTGCACGCGGCCCTGCTGCTCGCCGTGGTGATGATGTCCCTCGCGGTGCTCTACCTCGGCCTCGAGGCGCCGTTCCTGTTCGCGGTCCAGATCATCGTCTACACCGGCGCCATCCTGATGCTCTTCCTCTTCGTGGTGATGCTGGTCGGCGTCGACGCCAGCGACTCGGTGGTGGAGACGATCAAGGGCCAGCGTCTGGTCGCGACGATCTTCGGCCTGCTGCTGGGCGTCGTCCTGGTGCTGGCGATCAGCCAGATCTCGCTGGGCGCGGCAACCGGCCTGGACGCGGCCAACGCCGACGGCAACGTCGAGGGGATCGCGGACCTGCTCTTCAGCCGCTACGTCTTCGCCTTCGAGGCGGTCGCCGCCCTGCTGATCACCGCCGCCCTCGGCGCGATGGTGCTGGCCCACCGCGAGCGCCTCACGCCCAAGCTCGGCCAGGCCGACCTCGCGGCGCAGCGGATGCGCGACTACGCCGAGACCGGCAAGCACCCAGGGCCGCTCCCGGCGCCGGGCGTCTACGCCCGCCACAACGCGGTCGACACCCCCGGCCTGCTGCCTGACGGCACTCCGTCCGACCTCTCGGTCTCGCGGGTCATGCAGGCCCGGGGCGTGGTCCGCTCCGCGCCGGCGATGGCCGACGACATCGACGAGATCACCCGCCAGCTGGGCACCGCGCCGGGCCGGGCGCCCGGTCAGGCGCCCGAGACCGGTGGCAAGGACTCCGGCGTGGCCCACACCGAGGAGGACCGGGCATGA
- a CDS encoding NADH-quinone oxidoreductase subunit G codes for MTQVTTELVNLTIDGIAVSVPPGTLVIRAAEQVGIQIPRFCDHPLLAPAGACRQCLVEVAMPGPDGSMRQMQGPPGRMKPQASCTLVVSEGMEVRTQLTSEAIDKAQQGVMEQLLINHPLDCPVCDKGGECPLQNQAMSNGRGESRFSAQGGIKRTYPKPINISAQVLLDRERCILCARCTRFSNEIAGDPFIALIERGALQQVGIYEREPFQSYFAGNTIQICPVGALTSADYRFRSRPFDLVSVPGVAEHDACGSAIRIDHRRGRVVRRLSGNDPEVNEEWITDKDRFGFHYARQDDRLTYPQVRDEETGELRPASWPEAFTVAARGLAAAGGSAVLTGGRLTAEDAYAYAKFARVSLGTHDIDFRARPHSTEEADFLASEVVLTSHEDGGVTYADFDKASVVVLAGLEPEDEAGTIFLRLRKAVRKAGTRVVSVAPFTSRGLAKLDGHLVRTAPGEEAQALRALADDGQVALDGGGVILVGERLAATPGALTAAVELSRITGARLAWVPRRAGDRGAVEAGCLPTLLPGGRPVADAGARVDVATAWGIDSLPAEIGRDGDGILAALAAGELGGLVVGGVDPDDTADPALFREALAAARFVVQLELRATDVTEHADVVFPVAPVTDKAGTFVTWDGRPRSFDRVFVNPGSLPDLRVLAGIAEELDAPLGFRTVEEVRSEMSTLGPWDGPRPVLGPAPVDAPAEPVAGELRLATWKQLVDLGSMQDGEVHYRAAGRRPVARLSAADLDRILGTADPAAAEVLVTGDRGSVTLPVAVADLPEGVVWLPARSLGRGVLADVASPGSRVTVKGADR; via the coding sequence TGGTCAACCTCACCATCGACGGGATCGCGGTCAGCGTGCCTCCGGGCACGCTCGTGATCCGCGCCGCCGAGCAGGTCGGGATCCAGATCCCGCGGTTCTGCGACCACCCGCTGCTGGCCCCGGCTGGCGCCTGCCGGCAGTGCCTGGTCGAGGTGGCCATGCCCGGCCCCGACGGGTCGATGCGGCAGATGCAGGGGCCGCCCGGCCGGATGAAGCCGCAGGCCTCCTGCACCCTGGTGGTCTCCGAGGGCATGGAGGTCCGGACCCAGCTGACCTCCGAGGCCATCGACAAGGCCCAGCAGGGGGTGATGGAGCAGCTCCTCATCAACCACCCGCTCGACTGCCCGGTCTGCGACAAGGGCGGCGAGTGCCCGCTGCAGAACCAGGCGATGTCCAACGGCCGCGGCGAGTCCCGGTTCTCCGCCCAGGGCGGGATCAAGCGGACCTACCCCAAGCCGATCAACATCTCCGCCCAGGTGCTGCTCGACCGCGAGCGGTGCATCCTGTGCGCCCGCTGCACGCGCTTCTCCAACGAGATCGCCGGCGACCCGTTCATCGCGCTGATCGAGCGTGGCGCGCTGCAGCAGGTCGGCATCTACGAGCGTGAGCCGTTCCAGAGCTACTTCGCCGGGAACACCATCCAGATCTGCCCGGTGGGCGCGCTGACCAGCGCCGACTACCGGTTCCGCTCCCGTCCCTTCGACCTGGTCTCGGTGCCGGGCGTCGCCGAGCACGACGCGTGCGGCTCCGCCATCCGCATCGACCACCGGCGCGGCCGCGTGGTGCGCCGGCTCTCGGGCAACGACCCCGAGGTCAACGAGGAGTGGATCACCGACAAGGACCGCTTCGGCTTCCACTACGCCCGGCAGGACGACCGGCTCACCTACCCCCAGGTGCGCGACGAGGAGACCGGCGAGCTGCGCCCCGCCTCGTGGCCCGAGGCGTTCACCGTCGCCGCCCGCGGGCTGGCTGCGGCCGGCGGCTCGGCGGTGCTCACCGGTGGTCGGCTGACCGCGGAGGACGCCTACGCCTACGCGAAGTTCGCCCGGGTCTCCCTCGGCACGCACGACATTGACTTCCGCGCCCGTCCGCACTCGACCGAGGAGGCCGACTTCCTGGCCTCCGAGGTGGTGCTGACCAGCCACGAGGACGGTGGCGTGACGTACGCCGACTTCGACAAGGCCTCGGTCGTCGTGCTGGCCGGGCTGGAGCCCGAGGACGAGGCCGGCACGATCTTCCTGCGGCTGCGCAAGGCGGTCCGCAAGGCCGGCACCCGCGTGGTCTCGGTCGCCCCGTTCACCTCCCGCGGACTGGCCAAGCTCGACGGCCACCTGGTCCGCACCGCCCCCGGCGAGGAGGCGCAGGCCCTGCGCGCCCTGGCCGACGACGGCCAGGTCGCCCTCGACGGCGGCGGCGTGATCCTGGTGGGGGAGCGGCTCGCCGCGACCCCCGGGGCGCTCACCGCCGCGGTCGAGCTCTCCCGGATCACCGGGGCCCGGCTGGCCTGGGTCCCGAGGCGTGCGGGTGACCGCGGTGCGGTCGAGGCCGGCTGCCTGCCCACCCTGCTGCCCGGCGGCCGCCCGGTCGCCGACGCCGGCGCCCGGGTCGACGTGGCCACGGCCTGGGGGATCGACTCCCTGCCCGCCGAGATCGGCCGCGACGGCGACGGGATCCTCGCGGCGCTGGCCGCCGGGGAGCTCGGCGGCCTCGTGGTCGGCGGCGTGGACCCCGACGACACGGCCGACCCGGCGCTGTTCCGCGAGGCGCTGGCCGCCGCCCGGTTCGTCGTCCAGCTCGAGCTGCGCGCCACCGACGTCACCGAGCACGCGGACGTGGTCTTCCCGGTCGCGCCGGTCACCGACAAGGCCGGCACCTTCGTCACCTGGGACGGCCGCCCGCGCAGCTTCGACCGGGTCTTCGTCAACCCCGGCTCCCTGCCGGACCTGCGGGTCCTGGCCGGGATCGCCGAGGAGCTCGACGCCCCGCTCGGCTTCCGCACGGTCGAGGAGGTGCGCAGCGAGATGTCGACGCTGGGCCCCTGGGACGGTCCGCGCCCCGTGCTCGGCCCGGCCCCGGTCGACGCGCCGGCCGAGCCGGTGGCGGGCGAGCTGCGCCTGGCCACCTGGAAGCAGCTGGTCGACCTGGGCTCGATGCAGGACGGCGAGGTGCACTACCGCGCCGCCGGCCGTCGGCCCGTGGCCCGCCTCTCGGCGGCCGACCTCGACCGGATCCTCGGGACGGCCGACCCGGCCGCCGCCGAGGTGCTGGTCACCGGCGACCGCGGCAGCGTCACGCTGCCGGTCGCGGTGGCCGACCTGCCCGAGGGCGTCGTCTGGCTGCCCGCCCGCTCGCTCGGGCGTGGTGTGCTGGCCGACGTCGCCTCGCCCGGCAGCCGCGTCACCGTGAAGGGAGCAGACAGGTGA